The sequence GCTCATGGAGACCATCGCCCAGACCAAGGGGACCCGGCCGGAGGCCGACGCCGACACGGACATGTCCCTGGAGGCCCAGGAGTTCAAGAAGGTGGTGGACGAGATCATCCCGCACATCGGCGCCGCCAACCTGTGGGACTACCTGCCGGTGCTGCGGTGGTTCGACGTGTTCGGAGTGAGGAACAAGATCCTTGCCGCGGTGAGCAGGAGGGACGCCTTCATGCTGCGTCTCATCGACAACGAGCGCCGGAGGCTTGACGATGGCGGCGCCGAAGGCGACAAGAAGAGCATGATCGCCGTGCTGCTCACTCTGCAGAAGACGGAGCCAGAGGTGTACACCGATACCATGATCATGGCTCTCTGCGCGGTGAGCTATCCTTTTTCCACCTCCTCTTCTCGTTTGGTCTCTCTCTAATCCAAGTTAATTAGCACTTATACTACTCCTCAATCTTCACTATGTAAGAAAATTAGCTGCATTCTCAAGACTCCAAGATGAAACCAGAATACTATCGTGTTGTGCTTTGTGACAGTACACCGACGATTGTTATGTCTCTTTTCCCCAATCTGCTAAACTAAAACTCGTGGAGGCAATCATACTCATGTCACGATCTAACTGCACTCATTTTCTCGGTGAATTTTCTGTAGAATTACTCACGCCACGATCTCACCAATAACCCTCGTTTTCTCAATGGACTATGTGCAGAATTTATTCGGGGCTGGAACGGAGACCACGTCGACGACGACGGAGTGGGCGATGTCGCTGCTGCTGAACCACCCGGCGGCCCTCAAAGAGGCGCAGGCCGAGATCGACGCGGCCGTGGGGACCTCCCGGCTGGTGACCGCCGACGACGTGCCCCGGCTGGCCTACCTGCAGTGCATCGTGAGCGAGACGCTGCGGCTGTACCCGGCGGCACCGATGCTGCTGCCGCACCAGTCCTCGGCTGACTGCAAGGTCGGCGGCTACAACGTGCCGAGCGGCACGATGCTGATGGTGAACGCGTACGCCATCCACCGGGACCCGGCGGCGTGGGAGCGGCCGCTGGAGTTCGTCCCGGAGCGGTTCGAGGACGGGAAGGCCGAGGGGCGGTTCATGATCCCGTTCGGGATGGGCCGGCGGCGGTGCCCCGGAGAGACGCTGGCGCTGCGGACTATCGGCATGGTGCTGGCCACGCTGGTGCAGTGCTTCGACTGGGAGCGCGTGGACGGCGCGGAGGTGGACATGACGGAGGGCGGCGGGCTCACCATCCCCAAGGCCGTGCCGCTCGAGGCCGTGTGCAGGCCGCGCCCGGCCATGCGCGACGTGCTTGAGAGCCTCTGATCTGACAATCCAACTTCGTTCTTGGCATCATAAAATGCATGGACTGGTGGCGTGCTGATGTAGTAGTAAATAAAGTCGTGACCCTTGTGTGAGCAGAGTCAAGCTAGCTATCATCCTATGCAGTAAATTACAGGTAAGTGTCGGGGTTTTGTGAGAACTAGCTAAACTATCTAGGTAGCGCTCGTGGATCGTGATAGTACCAAGCCAGCAATTTGTAATTTAGTTTGTATCAAGAATGTTGTGTATGGGATAACAAATTATTTCATCTCTCTATAAAATTGCAAATCAAAAAATGTAGGGAACGGACATTCAGGATTTGGGCTTACGCCGATCTGGACACGCGAGGGAAGGGCAGCTTCACAGAATCTGAGACTTCAAATAAAAAGAATAccaatcatttttttcttctgtaTTTGCAAATAAGCGGATGATGGAAGAACAGAAAACGGAAGCTGGAAATATCCACCTGTAAATTTTGTTATTTATACGGTTACCTGAAAACGAAATTTGGACTAGTCAATTCCTTGGGAGAAAGAGCAAGGTTCTGAGGTCGAGGTGGGGGGCGACGCGATGAGGCCGGTCTAGAACCTCGTTGGAGACCAGGACAATGGCGGtggtgagaggaggaagatgaatggGCCAGCCGTTGGGTCGATCTCCAATGGTTCGGCCGAGAAGAAGTGTGTAGGACGTTTAGACTAGCTTGGTCCCATTTTCTTATGATTTCCGTCACACTGCTACTACTCCCTCGGTTTCTAAATATAaacccttttagagatttcaatacagaTTAAATACAAatgtatatggacatattttatagtgtagattcactcattttgaccGTATGTAattcatattaaaatctctaaaagtcTATATGTAGAATCAGAGGGAATAGTTTACACAAAATCCCGTAGCTAGAAGGAGTCCAAAGATGCGCGTCACTGAGCAACATTTCTGTTGTTGATTCTTGCTTACCTAAGCACCATTGGGTTGGGTCAGGAATGGTTTCCGTTTGAGGTGCAGCCGTGCAGGAGTCTGGCTGAGACTACGGGTGCACAAAAGTAGATCACCGGACGCACGTCTGTTTCCACGAGGCCACTACTACGGGTGGATTTTCACGGGCGTGTCCGGCACTCTACCGCGCGCGCAAGCAAAACATGCCACGGCCGGTCACGGCAGCACATCGTGCTTGTTATTTAACCCGTGATGCAGGAGAGCACGTGACCATGGGCCATGGCACGAAGATGGAAAAATGAACTGAAGCCTGTAAACATCTTATTCAGTCATGAATGAGGATTGCCCAAACTGCCAGAGCGTCGTTCTTATCTGTCAAGTTCAAAAGCCCAGGCTACAATGGCCCTACCATACTTGTCAGTCGCAAGGGCTTCAAGATAAATGGGTAAAGCAGCGGTAGTGCACATCTACAACACATGCAAATAGAGTTATGACCACGGTTGAACAGTCATGGATGTACCGAACACATGGTAGAGGTGTCTTGGGCTCTTGGCAGGTTAACTCGGTATCTTCAGCTTCTGGGTCTTCTGCATCACGACGGGCAGCTTGCGGGCGACAAGATTCGGGTCTGCGTATGCCGCAGAATCGGAAGGATAGCCCTCCTACATTATGTGGAAAACGGAttagaaaagaaaattaaacacGCTCCAACATTTTGCAGTTAACTTGCTCAAAGGAAAGTACTtgttcaagagagagagagagagagcacaccgCAGACATGGCAGCAAATGTTGCTTCCCTCCAGCAGAGTTCACGCAGTACAACCGGCTTCGCTTCCTTACTTCCAAAAGAACAATGTAAACGGGTATCCCTCAATCTCATCAGCGCACCATCAACCCTAAGCTGTGGAATGTGGTATATGCAGGGGTAATAAGAAGTTGTTAGGCTCCTGTCCCTTAAGTATAAATGGATCTTAAAATAGCTATTAATGTTCAAACATTTGCACATGAGACTGCCTGCCGGCGTTGTGCCCAAAACCACACCAGCTTGGTGGGTGTCATGCTTGAATTTAAGCTTCCAGAATTCTAATCCCCTTCAAAAGGGTATTTGTTTTAGATTTTCAGAGAGTCAAACCTTAGACCCGGTTTGTTTGAGAAGAGTGAACACACTGAAGAACTGTAACTATTATAACACTAAGCTCTTGCCATTCTTTGTGGGAAAACTGGAAAAGTAGAAATTATACACTAAAAGTAAAACTATTTAGCGATTTGCTTCTTGTGTATGACATTACATGGCCCTTATAGATTCTCTTACTACTAGAGACACATCAGGTGTAAAATGCAGAGCAGTGGATCATACCCAAAAGCGCAAGAGCAGAAACCAACCGGTTGGCATCACCCTCTGCAGACATGCAATCAAAGAATATCAAGTATGTTGAATAAAAGAAGTATGTGAAACTAAAGTTGATGTTACCATAAAAAAAGTCCAGTTAAAATAGGATAActacacccgcaaaaaaaaaaggatAACTAGGGAGAACTTACCACTCGCGCTGTAAGGAATGAGATACCGCTATCAGCTAGCTCATCTTCATACAAGATAACCTAAATATGTCATGTCAGGGTAAACCAATGTATAGAGCAATCATGAACAATTTAATCTGTTTCCGTACCTCATCATAGAAAAGAATTGGTTCTTTTGCAGAAAGGGCAATAAGGTCGATCCTGTCATCAGTGTCCTCCCAACACAAATTGCTACATTCATCTAAACTTGTTTGCGTCTGGAAAAGAAATAATGATGGTCAGAAACCTACCAGTACAAAAAGTAAATCAGCCTAAGGAGGCAAATGAAGCCAAAACAGGTGAAATTAGAGTAGAAGTAAGGTCCATACAGCATCTTGGTTCAGAACCACATCACTCCCACAGTATGGTGTCGTGAATGTATAGTCATAGTCAAGTACCACTTGGTCAGCAGGATTACTGCAAGAAAACATATACTGAACGAACCTTCTCTTGGTTCTTTGCCTAATAAAGCCACAACACGTTAAATTTCTAGTTAATTATTCTACAACAGTCCTTCCTACGTAATCACCCTTTTGGCAGAGACTGGAGTGAACATATACTCGTTGATCGAAATAAGAAATGCACAGCTGACCTTTTTATAGTATTTATGGACATTTTTTTATAGTATAATGCACGACTGACCTTCCCacagtaaaacataaagtaaaccATCCTAAATGTATTTCTTTACTGTGTTGGTACTTGTGGTGAAAGCTTGACCCTTTAAGACAAACAGCAATGCTCCCATATAATGGTGACCCCAAAGAAATCCAAAATACTTTTCACTAGAAACACTTCCTAGCATGCGTAAGTAACAGAGTACAGGTATACAAGAACCTTCTGAATTTCCATTTTGCTGCAGCCGGAACTTGAACAGGTGGCAATGCCTCTTGTTTCCATGCCTTGAGAGCATCAAGCGCGTTGAAATGTAATTTGACGCCAGTTTGAGCATTCTGAATAGACACAAAACTCTCTCCAAACACCATCTCAGGTAAATGTGTCGTCTGAAGTTTATCTTCATATCTGAAGAAGAACATTGCATATAGGTTTCAATTAATTCATACACAATCATTTATATGGTTACAGACCAAGGATCTACTAACAGTGGACAGCTCCAATATTAGTTAAGAATGCAAAATGCACTCCTTAGAACAAATAAATCAAAACCAGTAAGAAATGTTATACATATTGCCTGACTGCACGCAGCAATAGAATGATGGGTATGCTAGTACTATTTGTTAATAATCGATTACTGGTTCATTGCTGGAGATAACAGAGGAACGATGATTCAGATTTCATGTTTCAGTTTGCAGTGCGGCAGTTAATTGGTGATGACCAACAGAGTAAAACATAACTGATTCAACTTCCATGGCTGAAGAACATAAGCATGACAAACTTACGCAATTTTAAATTCCATGAGTGGCCAGCAACTAAGCAAATCATACCGAATTCCTGTCTATTACACAACAAAAGGAGTACTGACATAGGACAAATAGTAAATCTACGAGCAGACTGAACAATTGATTAAGTACCAGATAATTAATGTTCAAGCTATAGCAAGCCAGGAATCTCAGTCTTCAATTCTCTACTGCGCTAATCAAATGGAAAGGGGGAAGAAAGGTTAGGGTTTAAGGTTGGGGGCGGCTCGTACAGGCTCACAGATGCGGAGTTGAGGATGGGCCCCTTGTGGGACTGGATGACCCACCCCTTCACCCGCACGCCGCCCGGAATCGCCTCCGCGCCGGCCGCTTTCAGCTCGCCCGCCGTCGGGCCGTcccacgccgacgccgccgccgcagccatctTCCGCTGCGTCCCGTCCCGGTCTCTTGCTCTGGTTCGGTCGCTAGTCAATACGGATCCACTCTGTGCTCTTAGAACAGAGCACACAGAGCACATTGCCGTTAGCATCACGACCGTCTGATTAAACGTCGATGGCTGTGATTCATTGCTACTTCTGTCAGAACAACGTTCCGTGACGTAGGTAAAAAAACATGTTAATGTGTTTTTTATGCGCGAAACAATATTTTTAGCTAAATATTCCCTCCGTCCATAATAATATAAAGATAAAAATAATACAAAAAATTCAACTGTAGCTTCATGACAAGTCCATTTTATAAAGGTCAGGATAAAGTTTCATTCTAAATGTCAGGTCTAGCcaattaagtactccctccgtccggaattacttgtcatcaaaatggatgaaaatggatgtatctagaactaaaatacatctagatacatccatttcaatgacaagtatttccaaaCGGAGGGAATATGAAACATCTGGACAAAGATAATACCTTTAACAAAAAGGCGTCCATGTGTAGAGTTATTATTGGGTCCATCGGATTCTAGCAATAAAGGCATATCATAGGTTTTCACTTGGGATGTTTGTGTTAAAAACACCCATTATAATATAGACCCATACACTCACACCACCACGAATACACACTCACACAACGCCTACTGAAGACTAGGTTAGAGTTGTGGAGCTTCAAAATCGGTGACCGAGGTTTGATCTTTGATGGGCTTAGGATACTACCACAGTTTTAACCATCCAACTATGATCTTTCAGAAAAAAAACATCCAACTATTGGTTCTTTTACCACCGGGTAATGGCGAAGTGATGTTTTAGTCATCATCTTGGCGAGAGATTTTCCAAGAACTCAACTACCATTATTACTCACGAATGCACGATATTCAGTTTTTTATATTTTAGATAGGTTTTGTATAAGATACTAAACGGCTATGTCTGAACCTATCTAAACCCGATCTGAACATGGATTTTTCCAActagttttttttagttttttcttttcattGCCACTTTGATCATATGTTAGAGATTGAAACTGGAATATTAATTCTTTAGCGAAAGGATTTGTAATATGTCCTTTGAATCAGACAAAACACGCGTTTACGGTATTTGTTGGTTGTCTTAACTTCTTATATGAGATAAGCTAAATTAATTTTGTGTGCATTGATGATGATGTTTAGATTGGTATTGTGCAAATGGATTGatccatttttttaaaaaaatgaaggTGACGCATATGCATCATTATGATGGACACAAACATTTTTATGAAGAGCATATCATTACATCAAATAATCCATTTCAACCTAAATTTAGATATGAAGACCACATTGTATCAAATAGTTCATGTCCGGGGGCGGCTGCATCCCATGAGCCAATATGTGTCCCATGTTCTACTCTATCTCGTCGGAGCTCGTGCCCTGCACGGTGCCGGTCGATGTGAGGTCGACGATGGATCCATTGTGGTCAGAACCCGACACGTCCACCACGACGTAATTGCGACACCATGGGACGGCGGCCACCCGTATCCGCTTCGGAGAGTGCAACTCCGCCTCGTCAACGTCAATCGCGACCTTTGCCTCGCATGGCGGGCCCGTCGCTTCATACCCTCAGCGGACGGACCATGGATGGCCTCCAAGTCGGTGCGCGGGCTGCGCCTCTACCGCGGCGCTCGGACGCCAGACAGACCACACCGCCTCCGGCGAGGCAGCAATGACGCGCCTTCCGCCGGATCCAAGCGCCATTTGGGCAGACGCCATGGATTCTCGCAGGATCGAGTCCGACCACTGTCTGGCGTTCTCCTCGCGAGCGCGGTGGAGCGCAATGCAGACATCCATCTCCTTCTCTGATATGCATTGACTGAGCTACCGGTCTGACAAAGGACTCGGgtccgctgcccgccatgccggagaaggTCGGAGATCACTGGAATGGGGCTTGGAGGCTAAGTGAAGTGAACTGGTTAGAGTTTGGTCCGTGGAGCGGATGAGGACGACTATATGTAGGGTCGGGTGGGCCCGCGTGGGCCGGATCCGACATGGCGGACGCGTGGAGCGCGCCCGGGTCTCCCCATAT comes from Triticum aestivum cultivar Chinese Spring chromosome 5B, IWGSC CS RefSeq v2.1, whole genome shotgun sequence and encodes:
- the LOC123113396 gene encoding TIP41-like protein isoform X1 translates to MAAAAASAWDGPTAGELKAAGAEAIPGGVRVKGWVIQSHKGPILNSASVSLYEDKLQTTHLPEMVFGESFVSIQNAQTGVKLHFNALDALKAWKQEALPPVQVPAAAKWKFRRQRTKRRFVQYMFSCSNPADQVVLDYDYTFTTPYCGSDVVLNQDATQTSLDECSNLCWEDTDDRIDLIALSAKEPILFYDEVILYEDELADSGISFLTARVRVMPTGWFLLLRFWLRVDGALMRLRDTRLHCSFGSKEAKPVVLRELCWREATFAAMSAEGYPSDSAAYADPNLVARKLPVVMQKTQKLKIPS
- the LOC123113396 gene encoding TIP41-like protein isoform X2; translation: MAAAAASAWDGPTAGELKAAGAEAIPGGVRVKGWVIQSHKGPILNSASVSLYEDKLQTTHLPEMVFGESFVSIQNAQTGVKLHFNALDALKAWKQEALPPVQVPAAAKWKFRSNPADQVVLDYDYTFTTPYCGSDVVLNQDATQTSLDECSNLCWEDTDDRIDLIALSAKEPILFYDEVILYEDELADSGISFLTARVRVMPTGWFLLLRFWLRVDGALMRLRDTRLHCSFGSKEAKPVVLRELCWREATFAAMSAEGYPSDSAAYADPNLVARKLPVVMQKTQKLKIPS
- the LOC123113394 gene encoding cytochrome P450 81Q32 encodes the protein MQDGATQHTSSNQRTSLPLITQLTMDKAYIAILSFAFLFLIHYILGKVTNGRHSKGAVQLPPSPRAIPFLGHLHLLEKPFHAALCGLAKRLGPVFSLRLGSRRAVVVSSPECARECFTEHDVIFADRPQFPSQLLVSFDGIALSTSSYGPHWRNLRRVAAVQLLSAHRVACMSGVIGGEVRAMARRLFRAAAASPDGAARVELKRRLFELSLSVLMETIAQTKGTRPEADADTDMSLEAQEFKKVVDEIIPHIGAANLWDYLPVLRWFDVFGVRNKILAAVSRRDAFMLRLIDNERRRLDDGGAEGDKKSMIAVLLTLQKTEPEVYTDTMIMALCANLFGAGTETTSTTTEWAMSLLLNHPAALKEAQAEIDAAVGTSRLVTADDVPRLAYLQCIVSETLRLYPAAPMLLPHQSSADCKVGGYNVPSGTMLMVNAYAIHRDPAAWERPLEFVPERFEDGKAEGRFMIPFGMGRRRCPGETLALRTIGMVLATLVQCFDWERVDGAEVDMTEGGGLTIPKAVPLEAVCRPRPAMRDVLESL